GCAACTGTGGCGATGCAAGGCGGCAAAACATTCCAAACGAACATGTTCTCGACGGTGAACACGGCATTGGATGTCGCCGTGATACGACTTGTCAGCATGCCCGGCATGCGATCGGAGAAGTAGCTCGGCGCGTGTCCCGTGAGATGGCGAAAAATGTCACGGCGCAAATCTCCGGTGACGCGGACAAAGGTAAAGCTCGCTGTCCAGCTTGCGATCCGCCACAGGAAGTTGTCCGCAGCGATCAGCGACATGAGTAAAATGAATGCCAGCCATACCCCGCCGCCATGAGAGGGGCCGGCGGACAGGCTATCCACCAGCGATTTGACGCCATATTGCGTGCCTACCGAGCAGCCAACCGCTGCAACGACGGCGGTCAGGATCACCAGATGCGACGCGAGCCGGCGGCGAAGATAGCGTAAGACAAAGGCAAACGGCCTGCGTGCGTAGCGCGAAAGGTGATCCATGTGACTGCAACCCCGTCGTGATGACTTCAATTTTCTACTGGTCGACTGAACATCGGCCGGTCCGCCTCGGTTCCGTCCCAATGCGATCACGACATGCGGATAAGGACGATCTGAGAAGAGGAGATGGCAGCATCGAGACAGACGCGCGACGTGTCGAATATGTAACCTTTGCCATAGGGAACTTCGCAACTGCGGGAACGTTCCCTTGGCTGGCATTGCCGGTGCCGAACATTGCTGGGGGCTATTCAACTTCCATGATCGCACAGAGGAGATGGTGAGATGCGCATCGCGCAGGTAGCTCCGTTGACGGAGGCTGTTCCACCCAAGCTGTATGGCGGCACCGAGCGGGTGGTGCATTGGTTGACGGAAGAACTCGTGGCCCTTGGACACGACGTGACGCTGTTCGCAAGCGGCGACTCGAAGACGTCAGGGAAGCTGGATGCGCTCTGGCCGAGGGCGCTTCGCCTCGACGGTTCTGTGCGCGATCCCAATGCCCTTCACATGGTGATGCTGGAGCGCGTGCGGCAGAAATGTGACGACGAGGAATTCGACTTCCTCCACTTCCATCTCGACTACTATCCGTGGTCGCTGTTCTACCGCCAGCCCACGCCGTTCGTGACCACGCTGCACGGCCGGCTCGATCTCCCGGAGCATCAGCCGGTCTTCAACACCTTCCCCAAGGTACCTGTGATCTCGATCTCCAACGCGCAGCGGCGCCCGGTACCGCAGGCGAACTGGGTGACGACCATTCATCACGGCCTGCCGGAGAACCTGCTGACGCCAACGCCGGCCAGGCAGGAATATCTCGCCGTGCTCGGCCGCATCGCGCCGGAGAAAGGTGTCGACCGCGCCATCAAGATCGCGACCCATTGCGGTATCCCGCTGAAGATCGCGGCCAAGGTCGATCGCGCCGATCAGGACTATTATGACGAGCTGATCCGCCCCATGATCGAGAACAATCCGCTGGTGGAGTACATCGGCGAGATCAGCGACCACGAGAAATCGGAATTCTTGAGCGGCGCGCTCGCGCTGCTGCTGCCGATCGACTGGCCGGAGCCGTTCGGCCTCGTGATGATCGAAGCCATGGCCTGCGGAACGCCGGTCGTCGCCTTCAACCGCGGCTCGGTGCCCGAGATCATCGACGAAGGCCTGACCGGCTTCGTCGTCGAGGACGTCATCAGCGCGGCCGGCGTCGTCAAACGTCTTCCGCAACTGGACCGCGCGGCGATCCGCAAGCAGTTCGAAAAGCGCTTCACGGCGCGGCGGATGGCACTGGATTATCTCGCAGCCTATCGCAGCCTGACCGAGGCACAGGCGCCGCGGATCAAGCTGGTGAGCAGCGCGGAGTAGCTTTCACCGCCCGTCATGGCCGGGCTTGTCCCGGCCATCCACGCGTCACGGCGTCAGTCTAGACGTGGATGCCCGGGACAAGCCCGGGCATGACACCTGCGGAGACAGCAGCGATCCTATCTCACCACCGTCCGTTTCGGCTCGACGATCTCGAACATGCGCGGGAATTCATCCATCAGGCCCATCAGCTCGGCGAGCCGCATCGGATTGCCGGCGAGCTTGACCTTGCCGGCGGCCACCGCCTCCGGAAAACTCGTCTGCTTGGCGATGACCTCGTCGAGCGTCGACCGCGCCAGCGTGAAGCTGGCGTCGGCGCCTTCGGCCTGCATGCCTTCGGTGTAGGTGAGCGCGGCGTTTTCCAGATTGAGCACGAAAGTCTCGCCGGTGTCGGAAAAACTCCAGTTCAGCACGATGCGTTTGCCCTCGGCCTTGGGACCGTTGAGGCGGATGCCGAGCACGTCCCAAAGCTGCTCGGTGCGCAGCGCCGCCAGCGTCTCGCGCGGCATCGACGGACGCGGCGGCACCTTCGGCATGCCCTGGCGCAGCTCCTGCGCGCCGAACAGATAGGCGTTGCGCCAGGTCGCGCTTTCGGCGGCGTAACCGAGCTGCTCGAGCGTGTCCGCAAGCAGCGCGCGCGCCGCCACATTGTCGGGCTCGGCGAAGACGAGATGGCCGAGCGCCTGCGCAACGAAGCGGAATTCGCCCTTGTCGAAATCCTTGCGCGCCCGCGCGAGGATGGCGTCGGCGCCGCCCATATACTCGACATATTTCTTGCCCTGCTCCACTGGCGGCAGCGGATCGAGATTGACCGGGTTGGCGTCGTACCAGCCGAGATACTTCTGATAGATGGCCTTCACGTTGTGCCGGATGTGGCCGTAATAGCCGCGCCCGTGCCAGGCCCCTTCGAGGCTCTTCGGGAGCTGGATGGTCTCGGCGATCTCGGCCGCGGTCAGGCCGTGATTCATCAGGCGGATGGTCTGGTCGTGGGCGAATTTGTAGAGATCGCGTTGCTCGCGGATCATGGTGTCGATGCGCTCGCGTCCCCATACCGGCCAGTGATGCTGGCCGCACATCGCATCCGCCTTGCCGCCCCAAAGCCGCAGCGCTTCGTTCAGGTACTTTGACCAGGCCAGCGCATCGCGCACGTCGGCGCCGCGGAATGGCAGCAGGTTGTGGAAGTTGTGGGTGCAGTTCTCGGCGAGGTTCAAGAGCCTGTAGCGCGGAATGAAGAAATGCATCTCGGCCGGCGCTTCGCTGTTCGGCGCCATCTGGAATTCGAACTCGACGCCGTCGATGACGCGCTTGTCGCCGGTCGCCATGATCAGGTCCGTGGGGCGCAGCAGCGCGACCGCGCCCGCCGCGATCGACTTGCCGAGACCGCAATCGACCTGCCCGCGCGGGCCCTTGGCGAGGAGCGGGCCGAACTGGTACTGCGCCCGGCGCAGCATCGCGGGGCCGGCGATGATGTTCTCGGAGACGGCGTGCTCCATGAACAGGTTCGGCGCGATGATCGGCACCCGGCCGCTGGCGAGCGCGTCCTCCTCCAGCACGCCGCGCGCGCCGCCCCAGTGATCGGTGTGGGTATGGGTGAAGATGACGGCCGCGACCGGCCGCATGCCACGATGCTTGAAATAGAGCTCCAGCGCGGCACGGGCGCCTTCGATCGAGGTCAGCGTGTCGACCACGATGACGCCGCTGTCGCCTTCGATCAGCGTCATGTTGGCGATGTCGAGCCCGCGCACCTGGTAGACGCCGGGCACGACCTCGAACAGGCCGTGATGCATGTTGAGGCGCGACTGCCGCCACAGGCTCGGATTGACTGTCGGCGGCGCCGCCTCAGTCGACAGGAAGCCGTAGGGCTCGAGGCTCCAGACCACGCGTCCCTGCGGATTCGTGATCTTCGCGTTGTCGACCGTGCCGAGGAAGCCGCGCGCGGCATCGTCGAAATCCCGCGCGTCGGAAAATGGCAGTGCGCTCAGCATCGCCTCATGCTGCGCAATGACGGACGGGGACGCCTCCTTCGGCATCTGCGCCGCACCATGGCTGCTGGTTTCGGTCATCGGTCGTCCTCCCGGCTGATTGGTTGACGACGATCTAACCGCATTCGGCCGCGGATTGCCATCTGCTCGCGCCCGACGGCGAGCGCGAGATTTCAGCGCGCGCCCGCTTCCATCACGGCCCGTGCGGCTACATGCCCAGCAGGTTGGGCAACCACAACGTCAGACCCGGCCAATAGGTTACGACCACCAGGAAGATCAACATCGTCACCAGCCACGGCCAGACTGCGACCGTGAGGTCCGTGATCCCCATCTTGGCGATACCGGAGGCGACATAGAGATTGAGTCCGACCGGCGGGTGGCACAGCCCGACCTCCATATTCACCGTGATCAGGATGCCGAAATGGATCGGGTCGATGCCGAGCTTGATCGCGACCGGAAACAGAATCGGAGCCATGATCAGGATGATCGAGGACGGCTCCATCACGTTGCCGGCAAGCAGCAGCAGGAGGTTGACGATCAGGAGGAAGCCGATCCAACCGAAGCCCTGATCGATCATCCACTGCGCCAGCGCATGTGGCACGTTCTCGTAGGTCATCAGGAAGGAGAACAGAACCGCGTTGGTGATGATGTAGAGCAGCATCGCGCTGAGATTCGCCGAGGACAGCAGCACCCGCGGCACGTCGCGCAGCTTGAGATCCTTGTAGATGAAGACCGCTACGATGAAGGCGTAGACCGCACTGACGGCGGCGGCCTCCGTGGGCGTGAACAGACCGCTGTAGATGCCGCCGATCACGATGACGATGAGCAGGATACCCCAGATCGACTTGCGGAACGCGTCAAGGCGCTCGGCGAAAGACGCCTTGGGCATCCGCGGATAGTCGTTGCGCCAGGCGCGGTAGAACGTGGTCGCACCGAGCATGGTGGCGAGCACGGCCCCCGGTACGATGCCCGCAATGAAGAGCTTGCCGACCGAACTGTTGGTCGAGACCGCATAGAGCACCATCGGAATGGACGGCGGAATGAGAATGCCGAGCGAGCCGGAGGTCGTGATCACGCCGGCGCCGAAGCGTCTCGGGAAGCCCTGTGCCATCATTGCCGGCAGGATGACCGAGCCGATTGCGACCACGGTTGCCGGCGAGGAGCCGGAGATCGCGGCAAACAGCGCGCAGGCCACCACGCCCGCGAGCGCCAGACCGCCATACCAATGGCCAACCAGCGCGGTCGCAAACGCAATCATGCGCCGCGCGACGCCGCCATGGGTCAGGAAATTGCCGGCGAGAATGAAGAACGGGATCGCCATGATCTCGAAATTCTCGATGCCGGTGAAGAGCTTCAAGGCCACCGATTCCGTTCGCACGTCGGTCAGCGTGAACATGAAGCTGAGCACGGTGAGGCCGAGCGCGATCGAGATCGGCATGCCGGTCAGCATCAACGAGAGCAGCAACGCGAAGACCACGGCGACGCGAAGCCCATGTGGCAGCGTGATCACGTGGCTCGCATGCGCAAAGCATAGGGCGACGATCAGGATCGGCAGCAGCATCAGAATCCAGCCGAGCGGACTGCGTTCGTCCCGAACGACCTGACTGCGCGTGACCGGTGCCGGATGAACCGGATCCTGCTCGACGCCTTCGACGCCGGCCATGTCATGATGCGGCAGCTCGCCGGTGCGATAGAACGACCAGGCGACCTGCAGGAAGCGGAAGCACATCAGGCCCGAACCGAGCGGGATGGTGAGATAGACCATCCACATCGGTGCTTCGAGGTCATTCGACTGCTGGCCGGTTTGCCACATCTGGCCGACGAAGGCGGCGCCGAAATAGGCCACCACGGCGGTGAACAATGCGCCGCACAGAAGACCGAAGGTGATGACCCGACGGCGCGAGCCGCCGGGCAGGATGTTCACCAGCACGTCGACGCCGACATGGATGCCGGTGCGCACGCCGTAGGCGGCGCCGAACTTGGCCATCCAGATGAACATGTAGATGCATAGCTCCTGCGCCCAGGACAGATCGAGCGCGGCAAGCCAGGTGAATGTCGCCATCGCCGGAACGGCCAGGAAGGTCAGGCCGTGCGCCGTCGCCCATTTGGCGACGTCGATCGACAGGCCGGCGCCGTAGCGATGCAGCACGGCAACGAAGATGAGACTTGTCGCGACCGCGATGAGCGTCGCGATCAGCCATTCCTCGAGATGATCGAGCACACGATTCAGCACGCGAAGCAACTTGGTCCCCCCAGGATTGGCTCGTCATTCAAGAGCGAAACGGCCGGGAGTGCGTTCACTCCCGACCGTTCTGTTGTTGTTCTACGCCAGGTCGCGTCAGTTCATCTTGACGTCGAGTTCCTTGGCAACGAGATCGAGCACCTCCTGCCCGACCCGGCCCTTGGCCCATTTGTAAGTCGGCTGCATTGCTTCCTGCCACGCCTTGCGGTCGGCGTCAGTCAGATAGTGCAGCGTGGTCTTGCCCGTCTTCTTGATCTCGGCCAGCGCGTCCTCGTTCTCCTTGCGCGCGATCGAGTTGGTGTAGTCGGTCGCCTCCGCCATCGCCTTCTCGAGCTGGGTGCGAATGTCCGGCGGCAGGCCGGACCAGAATTTCGAGTTGACGATCACGGCGTATTGCAGGTGCGCGTGATAGGACACGGTAATGTCCTTCTGCACCTCGTAGAACTTCTGCGTCAGATAATTCGACGCGGTGTTCTCACACCCGTCGACCACGCCGGTCTGAAGCGCCTGGTAGACTTCGGAGAAGGCCATGATCTGCGGGATCGAGCCGACGAGACGGAAGTACTGATCGGCGATCTTCGAGCCGGAGATGCGGAACTTTAGTCCCTGGAAGTCGGTCGGCTTCACCAGCGGACGGTTGGAGGAGACCATGTGGAAGCCGTTGTCCCAGTAGGCGAGCCCCGTGATGCCCTTGGCTTCGAGCTTCTGGAACAGCCACTTGCCGACCGTGCCCTTCATCGCAGCGGCATAGGTCTCGTCGTCCTTGAACAGCCAGGGCAGGTCGAGCGCCTCGAACTCCTTGACGCCGAGCGGCGCGAATTTCGCGGTCGATGGCGCGAGCATCTGCACCGAGCCGAGCTGGAGCGCCTCGATCTCCTCCTTGTCCTTGTACAACGAGGAGTTCGAATAGACCTCGATCTTGACCTTGCCGTCGGTGTACTTCTCGGCGAGTTCCTTGAACTTCAGCGCGCCCTTCCCCTTCGGGGTGTCATTGGCGACGACGTGACTGAACTTGATGACGATGGGGCTCTGGGCCAGAACGGCGGCAGGAGCCAGGACGATCGCGGCCGCCGCGACCGCGAGAAGCAGTTTGCGCATGAAGTACCTCCCAACAACCTCAAAAACCGGTGCTTTTTTTGTTTTCCGGTTCAGTAGTGGCAGCAATCGGCCACCCGAACAACTAGACCTAAGCCCAATTTGCCGCAGCCAACCGTCTTGACGGACGTTGTATACGCAACGCAGCGCCCGCTCCAGCCCCGCTGAGCGAGCGCTTATGTCGCATCGGCCGTGCAACTAACCCTGGCGCTGGGCCACCATGAACAGGCGCCGGAACGGAAACAGCGTCTGTCCCAAGGCATTCTTCGGATAGGCCTTCGCCACCCGCTCGCCATAGGCCGCCTCGAAGGCGGCCTTCTCTTCGCCCTGCAACACGTCGAGATAACGCGTCAGCCAGGTCCCCTTGGTCCATTCCTTCACGGGGTTGTCGCCTTCGAGCACCTGGAGATATTCGGTCTCCCAGATGTCGATATTGGCCGACATCGGAGCAAGAAGATCGTGATAGAAGGCCGGCCCCTCGACCGGCGGCGGGGTCACGAGATGCTCGACCTTGGTCCGCCAGGGTCCGTTCAGGGCGGTCTCGCCGATCAGCACATGCGAGGGCGCGGTAAAATTGCGCGGCATCTGCACCGCAAGCATGCCGCCCGGCGTGACCTTCTCCATCACCGCCGGAAACAGTGCCGCATGATTGGGCAACCAGTGCAGTGCGGCATTGGAATAGATCAGGTCATACCGTTGGGCCGGGCGCCAATGCCCGAGGTCCTCGTGTGACCAGACCACGTCCGGGGCCGCCTTCCGCCCCGCAGCGACCATCTCGGCCGAGCCCTCGACGCCGGTGACGGTCGCGCCGGGCCAGCGCTCCTTGATCAGTTTTGTGACGTTGCCGGCCCCGGCGCCGAGATCGGCGATCTCGCGTACGGCAAAATCCGGAATCCGCATCAACAGGTCGATCGCGGGTCGCAAGCGGTGACCGGAGAACTTCAGATATTGCTGCGGATCCCAGACCATCGCTTAGCGCCTTTTCTTTTTCGTGTTTCCTTCGCCGTGCCTCTTCGTTACCACTGCTCGTCCCGATCCGGCAAATCGCGCCGACGGGACCGGGTTGGAAACGAACAGCAACAAGCAAGAAGCAATCAAGAGAGCGTTGACCATGGATCTCGGGCTCAAGTCGAAAACCGCCGTCGTGACCGGTGCAAGCATCGGCATCGGACGCGCCATCGCCAAGGGATTGGCTGCGGAAGGCGTGCGCATCGTGGCGGTGGCGCGCCGGACGGACCTCCTTGCCCAACTGGTCCAGGAGGTCGGCGGCGGGCTCGTCACCCCGTTCGAGCAGGACGTGATGGCGAATGACGCGGCGGAGAAGATCGCGGCCTTTGCGCTGAAGGAGCTCGGCCATGTCGACATCCTCGTCAACAATGCCGGCGGCAGCCGCCCGCTGCCGGTCGACGCGCCCGACAGCAAATGGGACGAGGCGCTCGCGCTGAACTTCACCAGCTATCGCCGCATCGCGCATGCGCTGCTGCCGCAGATGGTGGAGCGCAAATGGGGCCGCATCATCAACATCACCGGCAAGTCCGAGCCCGAAGGGCTGAACGCCGCATTCGCAGCCAAGGCCGCCGTGCACGCCTGGGCCAAGGGCCTGTCTCGTGAGATCGGCAAAGACGGCATCACCATCAACTGCATCCCGCCCGGCCGCATCATGAGCGAGCAGATCCGCCGCAACTATGCGCCGGACTATCGAGAGCGCTTTGCGGAAGAGGAGATCCCGGTCGGCTATTGGGGCGAGCCGGAAGACCTCGCCGCGCTCGCGGTGTTCCTGGCCTCGCCGGTGGCGCGCTACATCACCGGCACGGTGATCCCGGTGGATGGCGGCCTGCGGCGATATCAGTTTTAAGGCGCAGTGACAGCTCGATCCGACTGGTCGGCTGGCCAGCAGGAGACATTCCCGATACGGCACGCGCATGGGCGGCCTGGATGCAGGCCGCCCACTCGCCGGTCATGTATGACACCTTATTTCGCCATCGCGGTCCTGGCGGCCTCGATTTTCGCCTTCACGGCATCGAGGTTGAAGCTCGCGCCCCTCTGCATCGGCGGAAACTCGATCGCGGTCATGGCCAGTTTCTCGACCGCCTGCTGAACGAACACGAAGCGCCAGAATTCATATTTGAACCAGTCGAAGTATTGTTGAGCGCCGTATTTCGTTCCACTGTCGGGCCAGCCCGTTCGCTCGAACGGATCCAGGCGAAGGTTGGTCAGGTACGGCACGTCCACCTTGCTTTTGTCGCCCAGCCACCCGCCGGGCTGGTCGATGAAACGATACTTGTAGTCGTCGATGCGCACGGCCCCCAGCTCGCTCTCGCCGAAGTACCAGATTTCGTGCCGGCTCGACGGCCCCTTGCCGGTGATCATGTCCATCTGATTGTAGCCGTCCAGATGGCACTTGTAGGTGCGGTCCCCGATGTGCTTGCCCTTCTTCAATTCCTCGACAATGTTCGGATTGCCGGCAGCGGCAAGCAAAGTGGGAAACCAGTCCAGCCCGGAGATGATGCCGTTCTCGATCTTGCCGGCCGGCACCTTGCCCGGCCAGCGGATCATCGCCGGCGCGCGGAAGCCGCCTTCCATGACCGTGCCTTTGCTCTGCGCGAAAGGTGTCTGCCCGCCATCCGGCCAAGTGAAGACTTCTGTGCCGTTGTCAGTGGTGAAGATGACGATGGTGTTGTCATCCACGCCCATGTCCTTGAGCTTTTGCATGACGATGCCGACATCGTCGTCGAGCTGCGCCATGCCGGCTTCATGAATGGACCAGCCGTTCTTGGAGTTGCGCATCGCCTGGTACTTCGGCGACAAGTGCGTGACGATGTGCATGCGGGTTGGATTGAGCCACAGGAAGAACGGCTTGTTCTCGGCCTTGGCCCGTTCGATGAACGTCAAAGCAAGGTCTCGGATTTCGTCGTCCACGGTTTCCATCCGCTTCGGATAGAGCGTACCGGCGTCTTCGATCCTCTGCTTGCCGACCTTGCCCCAGCGCGGATCCACTGTGGCATCGTCCACGTTGGTGGCCCACGAATGGATCATGTTGCGCGGACCGACGTCCTTCAACAGCTCTTGCGGATAAGCGGGGTGGGCCGGGTCTTCCATCGCGTCAAGGTGATACAAGTAGCCGAAGAACTCGTCGAAGCCATGCACGGTCGGCAGAAATTCGTTCTTGTCGCCAAGGTGATTCTTGCCGAATTGGCCGGTGGCATAGCCCATGCCTTTCAGCGCGGTGGCAATGGTCACGGCCTCCGCGGGCAAGCCCGTGGGGGCGCCCGCCTGCCCGACCGTGGTCATGCCGGTCCGGATCGGTAGCTCGCCCGTGATGAAGTTGGCGCGGCCCGCGGTGCAACTCGCCTCGGCGTAATAATCGGTGAACAGCATGCCCTCTGCGGCGAGCTTGTCGAGGTTCGGCGTGCGGCCGGCCATCATGCCACGATGATAAGCACCGATATTCCAGATGCCGATATCGTCCCCCATGATGACGACGATATTGGGCCGCTGCCCGGCCGGCGCGGGCACCGGCGCCGGTGTTGGTTGCTGTGCTTGCGCGAGGCTTGTCGCGCCGACGGCAGAAAGTGCTGAAGCCGCGACGAGAGAGCTGCCGCTCAACAAGAGATCGCGGCGTTTCAGGCCTACTCCGATTGGTCCAGTGCTCGTCTCAGGCTTTGCCGGAATCCTATCGTTACTCATGACATGATCCTCTTCCTGGCGATGCACCTGAAGCCGACATGGCTTGAGGTGTCGAACGGCTCGGCATCACGCGCGGCCGGGCGATAGCGGCGGCAATAGCCGGGATTGCAAAGGTGCCAGCCGCCTTTGAGCACCTCGCGCATCACCCCGGTAACGGGTCTTTTGGAAGCTCGGGCAAAAAAAGCCGGGGGTTGCACTTCCAACTTGATCTAGATCAAAGGATGTCCGAGTGAGGTCGCGGGCTGACGTGAACCAAACAGCGGCGCCGCCGCGGCTTTGAATCGGTTGTGTTGAAAAGTCTTCGGTTTGCGCGGGCTGACGTTTGCTGATTCAGTCGTTGCGAGAGGGACTGAATCACATTGCGTAGGCCGCGTTGTTCACGAGTTTCACGCGATAGGCATGCATTGCTGCCCCTCCTGCAAAGGCGGATCGGAATTCCAAGCCGTTGCCGTGGCTACAGGTAAATTCGCGCTTCGAACTGGGCGCGATGAGCGCTCCTATGAAACACAATAATATATTATATATCAATGTGTTATATGAAATTGCATGCAATATGCAATTTTTCGATTGTATCCGTCTTGCGGTTGCCCTAGACGAGAAAGGGGCCCACGCCTCCCGCCACAGAGCGGTCACGAGAAGGATGGGAGCAAACCGACGGAGGATGCGAATGGACGGGCGTACGACGACGGCAAATGGTGTTTTGGCGCTGAGGCGGACCAACGTCCGCTGGAAGATTTTCTTCCTGATGTTGTTCCTGATCGCGATCAACTACATCGATCGCGCCTCGCTCTCGGTGGCGATGCCGCTGATCGCGAAGGAGTTCAATCTCGATCCTGCGACGCAGGGTTTGATCCTCAGCTCGTTCTTCTGGACCTACGCCTTCATGCAGGTCCCCGGCGGCATGCTCGCGGACAAGTTCAAGCCGCGCATCGTCATCGCCGCCGCGACCATCGGCTGGGGCTTCTTCCAGGCGATCGCCGCTGCGTCCACGAGCTGGGTGATGCTGCTCCTGACGCGGCTCGGCCTCGGCGCCACCGAGGCGCCGATCTATCCGGCGGGCGGCAAGCTCAACGCGATCTGGATGACGCAGAACGAGCGCGCCCGCGGCGCCACGCTGCTGGACGGCGGCGCGCCGCTTGGCGCAGCGCTCGGCGCAATCGTCATCGCCTGGCTGATCGCAGCATTCGAATCGTGGCGCGCGGCCTTCCTCGTCGCCGGTGTCGGCACCATCCTGTGCGGCCTCGCGGCCTGGTGGTACATCCGCAATGCGCCGAGCGAACATCCCTCCGTCGACGAGAGCGAGGCGCGCTTCATCGAGGCGGCGCATGCCGAGGAAGACGCCCGGGCGCCGGCCTCGCGCGGCGGCGGCTGGAGCGCCTATTTCCGCTTCCGCTCGGTCTGGTTGATGTGCTGCGGCTGGATGTTCTTCAACACCGTGTTCTACGGGCTCTTGACCTGGATGCCGACCTATCTGTTCAAGGTGCACGGCTTCGACATCAAGACGCTGGGCGGCGCTTCCTTCATCATCTTCTTCGCCGGGTTCATCGGCGAGCTGGTCGGCGGTCTGATCGGCGATGCCTGGCGGTCGCGCGGTGCCGCGCCCAACCTCGTGTTCCGTTCACTGTTCGGCTTCGCGGCATTGATCGCGACCGTCTCGGTGTTCGCCGTGGCTTATGTCCGCGATCCCGTCATCGTCGTCGTGCTGCTGTCGACCACGCTGTTCTTCCTGCGCTGGTGCGGCATGTACTGGGCGATCCCCTCGATGCTGGCGACACGCGACCGCGCCGGCTTCCTCGGCGGGTGCATGAATCTCGGCGGCAACATCGCCGGCATCACGGTGCCGATCATCGTCGGCTTCATCGTGCAGATCACCGGATCGTACTTCCTGGCATTGATGTTCTTCGCCGCGGCCGGTGTCGCTCTGTTCGCTTGCTCGACCGCGATCGACTACAGCCGCAAACTGCCGGTCTGACGACGCCGTCACCGGCTCCCCGGCAGTCCGGGGAGCCGGCGGCAAGGACCTGAGGGAGCACGACGATGACACGACGCGTTCGCCTGGGCATGCTGACACCATCGTCCAACACTGTGCTCGAGCCGGTGACGATGGCGATGTTGGCCGGCTTGCCGGATGTCTCCGCGCATTTCTCGCGTTTCAAGGTCACGGAGATCGCGCTGTCGGAGCAGGCACTCGGTCAGTTCGACGACAGCGAGATTCTCCGCGCGGCCGAACTGCTCGCACACGCCAAGGTGGATGTGATCGCCTGGAACGGTACCTCGGCAAGCTGGCTCGGCTTCGACCGCGACGAGCGCCTGTGCGAACGGATCCGCGAGGCGACCGGGATCGCCGCCTGTACCTCCGTGCTGGCGTTCCGCGAGATCTTCGAGCGGACGGCGGTTCGGCGCGTCGGTCTCGTCACGCCCTATCGCAGCGACGTCCAGTCGAAGATCATGGCGAACTGGCAGGCCTCGGGATTTCGCTGCAGCAGCGAGCGGCATGTCGACCTGCAGGACAATTTCTCCTTCGCGGAAGTGACCGATCAGGAGATCGCCGATCTGGTGCAAGCGGTGGTGCAGGAAGGGTGCGACGCGGTCGCAATCGTCTGCACCAACATGCGAGGTGCCGGCCTTGCCGCGCCGCTGGAGCGGGAGCTCGGCATCCCCATCTATGATTCGATCGCGACGACGCTCTGGAAG
The DNA window shown above is from Bradyrhizobium sp. CB1650 and carries:
- a CDS encoding arylsulfatase; protein product: MSNDRIPAKPETSTGPIGVGLKRRDLLLSGSSLVAASALSAVGATSLAQAQQPTPAPVPAPAGQRPNIVVIMGDDIGIWNIGAYHRGMMAGRTPNLDKLAAEGMLFTDYYAEASCTAGRANFITGELPIRTGMTTVGQAGAPTGLPAEAVTIATALKGMGYATGQFGKNHLGDKNEFLPTVHGFDEFFGYLYHLDAMEDPAHPAYPQELLKDVGPRNMIHSWATNVDDATVDPRWGKVGKQRIEDAGTLYPKRMETVDDEIRDLALTFIERAKAENKPFFLWLNPTRMHIVTHLSPKYQAMRNSKNGWSIHEAGMAQLDDDVGIVMQKLKDMGVDDNTIVIFTTDNGTEVFTWPDGGQTPFAQSKGTVMEGGFRAPAMIRWPGKVPAGKIENGIISGLDWFPTLLAAAGNPNIVEELKKGKHIGDRTYKCHLDGYNQMDMITGKGPSSRHEIWYFGESELGAVRIDDYKYRFIDQPGGWLGDKSKVDVPYLTNLRLDPFERTGWPDSGTKYGAQQYFDWFKYEFWRFVFVQQAVEKLAMTAIEFPPMQRGASFNLDAVKAKIEAARTAMAK
- a CDS encoding MFS transporter — translated: MDGRTTTANGVLALRRTNVRWKIFFLMLFLIAINYIDRASLSVAMPLIAKEFNLDPATQGLILSSFFWTYAFMQVPGGMLADKFKPRIVIAAATIGWGFFQAIAAASTSWVMLLLTRLGLGATEAPIYPAGGKLNAIWMTQNERARGATLLDGGAPLGAALGAIVIAWLIAAFESWRAAFLVAGVGTILCGLAAWWYIRNAPSEHPSVDESEARFIEAAHAEEDARAPASRGGGWSAYFRFRSVWLMCCGWMFFNTVFYGLLTWMPTYLFKVHGFDIKTLGGASFIIFFAGFIGELVGGLIGDAWRSRGAAPNLVFRSLFGFAALIATVSVFAVAYVRDPVIVVVLLSTTLFFLRWCGMYWAIPSMLATRDRAGFLGGCMNLGGNIAGITVPIIVGFIVQITGSYFLALMFFAAAGVALFACSTAIDYSRKLPV
- a CDS encoding aspartate/glutamate racemase family protein; protein product: MTRRVRLGMLTPSSNTVLEPVTMAMLAGLPDVSAHFSRFKVTEIALSEQALGQFDDSEILRAAELLAHAKVDVIAWNGTSASWLGFDRDERLCERIREATGIAACTSVLAFREIFERTAVRRVGLVTPYRSDVQSKIMANWQASGFRCSSERHVDLQDNFSFAEVTDQEIADLVQAVVQEGCDAVAIVCTNMRGAGLAAPLERELGIPIYDSIATTLWKSLDVAGVAPARIEGWGRLFQDDRLLPRRHTISIQAPGAAL